One genomic segment of Streptomyces liangshanensis includes these proteins:
- a CDS encoding HAD family hydrolase — protein sequence MTSTVPASLTRTAEGSALQAVLLDMDGTLVDTEGFWWDAEVEVFKDLGHALDESWRHVVVGGPMTRSAAFLIEATGAAVTLDELTVLLNAKFEDRIGLGVPMMPGAARLLAELAAHDVPTALVSASHRRIIDRVLLSLGPQYFALTVAGDEVPRTKPHPDPYLIAARGLGADPARCAVVEDTATGVASAEAAGCKVVAVPSVAPIAPSEGRAVVSSLEEIDLVFLRGLMTRRD from the coding sequence ATGACCAGTACGGTCCCCGCATCGTTGACCCGAACGGCCGAAGGCTCCGCCCTCCAGGCCGTCCTTCTCGACATGGACGGCACCCTGGTCGACACCGAGGGCTTCTGGTGGGACGCCGAGGTGGAGGTCTTCAAGGACCTCGGCCACGCCCTCGACGAGTCCTGGCGCCACGTCGTCGTCGGCGGCCCCATGACCCGCAGCGCTGCCTTCCTCATCGAGGCCACCGGCGCCGCCGTCACCCTGGACGAGCTGACCGTACTGCTCAACGCGAAGTTCGAGGACCGGATCGGCCTCGGCGTGCCCATGATGCCCGGCGCCGCGAGACTCCTGGCCGAACTGGCCGCCCACGACGTGCCCACCGCCCTGGTCTCCGCGTCCCACCGGCGCATCATCGACCGCGTGCTGCTCTCCCTCGGCCCGCAGTACTTCGCCCTCACCGTCGCCGGCGACGAGGTGCCCCGTACCAAACCGCACCCCGACCCCTACCTGATCGCCGCCCGCGGCCTGGGCGCCGACCCGGCGCGCTGCGCCGTCGTCGAGGACACGGCCACCGGCGTGGCCTCCGCGGAGGCGGCCGGGTGCAAGGTCGTCGCGGTGCCCTCCGTCGCCCCGATCGCGCCCTCCGAGGGCCGCGCGGTCGTCTCCTCGCTCGAAGAGATCGACCTCGTCTTCCTGCGGGGCCTGATGACGCGCCGCGACTGA
- a CDS encoding ABC transporter substrate-binding protein yields MNRKTLVLSAVVGLLAPVLAGCGGSDGGSGGGDAIVVGTTDPFVATKEAPAPVDPAYTYDTNTWNLLKQTIQTLLYIPRGGGEPLPDAASQCGFTDTGSESYRCTLRSGLTFSNGDPITAEDVKYSIERVSNINDPNGAVGLLANIDKIETSGNEVIFHLKTADATFPYKLSTPIAGIIDPKVYAPKKLLDGFTIEGSGPYTFKAEVKDGKMMKAVYTKNPKYKGALKLQNSKVEIRYFPTAEDMAAALEKGDIDVMNRSMTPEQIQNMQAKPEEHVNLTEIPGQEIRYLAFNTNAPVVKDKAVRQAIASVVNRGDLIKKVYGPMADPLYSVIPSGITGHTNSFFNEYGDGNKTEAAKFLSEANIPTPVKITLNYTTDHYGAATKKEFETLRDQLNSSGLFDVDLKGEPWATFLPKKNEGKFPIFGLGWFPDFPDPDNYIAPFLDKDNILSSPYANKRAIDTLIPESRREADRSAASNTFAELQNIVSSDVPMLPLWQGKQYIAARDDIFGVEWALDSGANLHLWELGRGTAGS; encoded by the coding sequence ATGAACCGCAAGACTTTGGTGCTGTCGGCCGTGGTCGGCCTGCTTGCGCCCGTGCTCGCCGGTTGTGGCGGCTCGGACGGCGGCTCAGGCGGCGGTGATGCCATTGTCGTGGGCACCACGGACCCGTTCGTGGCGACCAAGGAAGCCCCGGCCCCCGTGGACCCGGCGTACACCTACGACACCAACACCTGGAACCTTCTCAAGCAGACGATCCAGACGCTGCTGTACATCCCGCGCGGCGGCGGCGAGCCCCTGCCGGACGCGGCCAGCCAGTGCGGCTTCACCGACACCGGCAGCGAGAGCTACCGCTGCACCCTGCGCTCGGGCCTCACGTTCTCCAACGGCGACCCGATCACCGCCGAGGACGTCAAGTACTCCATCGAGCGCGTCAGCAACATCAACGACCCCAACGGGGCCGTCGGCCTGCTGGCCAACATCGACAAGATCGAGACCAGCGGCAACGAGGTCATCTTCCACCTCAAGACGGCGGACGCCACGTTCCCGTACAAGCTCTCGACGCCCATCGCCGGCATCATCGACCCCAAGGTCTACGCGCCGAAGAAGCTCCTCGACGGCTTCACGATCGAGGGCTCCGGGCCGTACACCTTCAAGGCGGAGGTGAAGGACGGCAAGATGATGAAGGCCGTCTACACCAAGAACCCCAAGTACAAGGGCGCCCTGAAGCTCCAGAACAGCAAGGTCGAGATCCGGTACTTCCCCACCGCCGAGGACATGGCCGCCGCGCTGGAGAAGGGCGACATCGACGTGATGAACCGTTCGATGACGCCCGAGCAGATCCAGAACATGCAGGCCAAGCCCGAGGAGCACGTCAACCTCACCGAGATACCGGGTCAGGAGATCCGCTACCTCGCCTTCAACACCAACGCGCCGGTCGTCAAGGACAAGGCCGTACGCCAGGCCATCGCCTCCGTCGTCAACCGCGGTGACCTCATCAAGAAGGTCTACGGCCCGATGGCCGACCCGCTGTACTCGGTCATCCCGTCCGGCATCACCGGGCACACCAACTCGTTCTTCAACGAGTACGGCGACGGCAACAAGACGGAAGCCGCCAAGTTCCTCTCCGAGGCCAACATCCCGACCCCGGTGAAGATCACGCTGAACTACACCACCGACCACTACGGTGCCGCGACGAAGAAGGAATTCGAGACACTTCGGGATCAGTTGAACTCCAGCGGGCTGTTCGACGTGGATCTCAAGGGTGAACCGTGGGCGACCTTCCTGCCCAAGAAGAACGAGGGCAAGTTCCCGATCTTCGGCCTCGGCTGGTTCCCCGACTTCCCCGACCCGGACAACTACATCGCACCGTTCCTGGACAAGGACAACATTCTCAGCAGCCCCTACGCCAACAAGAGGGCGATCGACACGCTGATCCCCGAGTCGCGCCGTGAGGCCGACCGCAGCGCCGCGTCGAACACCTTCGCCGAGCTCCAGAACATCGTCTCCTCCGACGTACCGATGCTGCCGCTGTGGCAGGGCAAGCAGTACATCGCCGCCCGGGACGACATCTTCGGGGTGGAGTGGGCGCTCGACTCGGGCGCCAACCTGCACCTCTGGGAACTGGGGCGTGGCACCGCCGGATCCTGA
- a CDS encoding RecB family exonuclease, giving the protein MVFRSLSVAGRRVCVMSSSRPPASLSPSRASDFMQCPLLYRFRVIDKLPQKPSEAATRGTLVHAVLERLFDAPAAERTAPRARSLVPGQWDRLLESRPELGELFAGDAEGERLTRWLAEAEQLVERWFSLEDPTRLEPAERELFVETELESGLRLRGVIDRVDVAPTGEVRIVDYKTGKAPRPEYAEGALFQMKFYALVVWRLKRVVPRRLQLVYLGSGEVVTYDPVEADLERVERKLLALWEAIELATETGDWRPRPTKLCGWCDHQEICPEFGGTPPVYPLSVPSAEVPAQQAGEDSPSVV; this is encoded by the coding sequence ATGGTATTCCGCTCGCTGTCGGTGGCGGGCCGTAGGGTCTGCGTCATGAGTAGCAGCCGACCGCCCGCTTCGCTGTCGCCTTCCCGTGCGAGCGACTTCATGCAGTGTCCTTTGCTCTACCGCTTCCGGGTCATCGACAAACTGCCGCAGAAGCCCAGTGAGGCGGCGACTCGGGGGACGTTGGTGCATGCCGTGCTGGAGCGGTTGTTCGACGCGCCGGCCGCGGAGCGTACGGCTCCGCGCGCGAGATCGCTGGTGCCGGGGCAGTGGGACCGGTTGCTGGAGTCGCGTCCCGAGCTCGGTGAGTTGTTCGCGGGGGACGCGGAGGGCGAGCGGCTGACGCGCTGGCTGGCGGAGGCCGAACAGCTGGTGGAGCGGTGGTTCTCGCTGGAGGACCCGACGCGGCTGGAGCCGGCGGAGCGTGAGCTGTTCGTGGAGACGGAGCTGGAGTCGGGGCTGCGGCTGCGCGGGGTGATCGACCGGGTGGACGTGGCGCCGACGGGCGAGGTGCGGATCGTCGACTACAAGACGGGCAAGGCCCCCCGGCCGGAGTACGCGGAGGGGGCGCTGTTCCAGATGAAGTTCTACGCGCTGGTGGTGTGGCGGCTGAAGCGGGTGGTGCCGCGGCGTCTCCAGCTGGTCTATCTGGGCAGTGGCGAGGTCGTGACGTACGACCCGGTGGAGGCGGACCTGGAGCGGGTGGAGCGCAAGCTGCTGGCGCTGTGGGAGGCGATCGAGCTGGCGACGGAGACGGGTGACTGGCGGCCGCGGCCGACGAAGCTGTGCGGGTGGTGCGACCACCAGGAGATCTGTCCGGAATTCGGCGGTACGCCTCCGGTGTATCCGCTGTCGGTGCCGTCGGCGGAGGTGCCCGCGCAGCAGGCGGGTGAGGACAGCCCGTCCGTCGTCTGA
- a CDS encoding ABC transporter substrate-binding protein, translating into MKARTGKWTSAPLGAGLAIALLGGCGTQQDGGAADTGKSIVVGMSDDVLATDPAAGYDPGSWLLFNNVFQSLMSFPRGGAVPQPEAARACSFENGSTTYRCTLRDGLTFSNGDSLTSEDVKFSFERAIRIDDPAGPAPLLSTIGSIATPDARTVIFHLKVPDATFPSKIASGAGSIVDHRAYPAGSLRKDGKAVGSGPYTLSSLDDSKAVFGVNSRYHGTAQVKNSGITLSLFHGNQKKLATALEKGDIDVAYRGLTAPDIDALQDSTAASNKGIDVVEGSSAEVQDLVFNMDDPVVGRHGVREAIAYLVDRDALVSKVYRSTATPLYSIVPAGITGHNTAFFDLYGDSPQPAKAKQALRAEGITGKVKLTLWSTPSRYGPATDQEFRAIADQLDASGLFDATVRSVPFDQYEKGIAAGKYGVYVKGWVPDYPDPDNFTQPFFGKDNVLQNHYENPDITDRIIPETSAQANRGATEGDFGQLQDDVARDLPILPLWQGKQYAVAYDNISGLEWTLDASTVFRFWEISKDD; encoded by the coding sequence GTGAAGGCACGCACCGGTAAATGGACCAGCGCTCCGCTCGGAGCGGGGCTCGCGATCGCCCTGCTCGGCGGTTGCGGCACTCAGCAGGACGGGGGAGCGGCCGACACCGGCAAGTCGATCGTCGTCGGCATGTCGGACGACGTCCTCGCCACGGATCCCGCCGCGGGCTACGACCCCGGATCCTGGCTCCTGTTCAACAACGTCTTCCAGTCACTGATGAGCTTCCCCCGGGGCGGCGCCGTCCCCCAGCCGGAAGCCGCGCGGGCCTGCTCCTTCGAGAACGGCAGCACGACCTACCGCTGCACCCTGCGGGACGGCCTCACCTTCAGCAACGGCGACTCCCTCACCTCCGAGGACGTCAAGTTCTCCTTCGAGCGGGCCATCAGGATCGACGACCCCGCCGGGCCCGCGCCGCTGCTGTCCACGATCGGCTCCATCGCCACCCCCGACGCCCGGACCGTGATCTTCCACCTCAAGGTCCCCGACGCCACCTTCCCCAGCAAGATCGCCTCGGGCGCCGGCTCCATCGTCGACCACCGCGCCTACCCCGCCGGCAGCCTGCGCAAGGACGGCAAGGCCGTCGGCTCGGGGCCGTACACCCTCAGCTCGCTCGACGACTCCAAGGCCGTCTTCGGCGTGAACTCCCGCTACCACGGCACCGCCCAGGTCAAGAACTCGGGCATCACGCTGAGCCTCTTCCACGGCAACCAGAAGAAGCTCGCCACCGCCCTGGAGAAGGGTGACATCGATGTCGCGTACCGCGGCCTGACCGCCCCCGACATCGACGCGCTCCAGGACTCCACCGCCGCCTCGAACAAGGGCATCGACGTCGTCGAGGGCAGCAGCGCCGAGGTGCAGGACCTCGTCTTCAACATGGACGACCCCGTCGTCGGACGCCACGGCGTCCGTGAGGCCATCGCCTACCTCGTGGACCGCGACGCCCTCGTCAGCAAGGTCTACCGGTCCACGGCGACCCCGCTCTACTCGATCGTCCCGGCCGGCATCACCGGCCACAACACCGCCTTCTTCGACCTGTACGGGGACAGCCCGCAGCCCGCCAAGGCGAAGCAGGCGCTCCGGGCCGAGGGCATCACCGGCAAGGTGAAACTCACCCTGTGGTCCACGCCCAGCCGCTACGGCCCCGCCACCGACCAGGAGTTCCGGGCCATCGCCGACCAGCTCGACGCGAGCGGCCTGTTCGACGCGACCGTGCGCTCCGTACCGTTCGACCAGTACGAGAAGGGCATCGCCGCCGGCAAGTACGGCGTCTACGTCAAGGGCTGGGTCCCGGACTACCCCGATCCGGACAACTTCACGCAGCCGTTCTTCGGCAAGGACAACGTCCTCCAGAACCACTACGAGAACCCCGACATCACCGACCGGATCATCCCCGAGACCTCCGCCCAGGCCAACCGCGGCGCCACCGAGGGCGACTTCGGGCAACTCCAGGACGACGTGGCCCGCGACCTGCCCATCCTGCCGCTGTGGCAGGGCAAGCAGTACGCGGTCGCCTACGACAACATCTCCGGGCTGGAATGGACGCTCGACGCCTCGACCGTCTTCCGCTTCTGGGAGATCAGCAAGGACGACTGA
- a CDS encoding response regulator produces MTVRVLLVDDQPLLRTGFRMILEAEGDIAVVGEAGDGLQAIDQVRALQPDVVLMDIRMPRMDGVEATRQITGPGRDGPAKVLVLTTFDLDEYVVEALRAGASGFLLKDAPANELVQAIRVVAAGEAMLAPSVTRRLLDKYADHLPSGEDTVPDTLHTLTDREVEVLKLVARGLSNAEIAADLFVSETTVKTHVGHVLTKLGLRDRVQAAVYAYESGLVRPGAQ; encoded by the coding sequence GTGACTGTCCGCGTCCTACTGGTCGACGACCAGCCGCTGTTGCGCACCGGCTTCCGGATGATCCTGGAGGCGGAGGGCGACATCGCGGTCGTCGGTGAGGCCGGGGACGGTCTTCAGGCCATCGACCAGGTGCGCGCGCTCCAGCCGGACGTGGTGCTGATGGACATCCGGATGCCGCGGATGGACGGGGTGGAGGCGACCCGGCAGATCACCGGCCCCGGCCGGGACGGTCCGGCGAAGGTGCTGGTCCTGACGACGTTCGACCTCGACGAGTACGTGGTGGAGGCGTTGCGGGCGGGGGCGAGCGGGTTCCTGCTGAAGGACGCGCCGGCGAACGAGCTGGTGCAGGCGATCCGGGTGGTGGCGGCGGGTGAGGCGATGCTCGCGCCGAGCGTCACGCGCCGGCTCCTGGACAAGTACGCGGATCACCTGCCGTCGGGCGAGGACACGGTGCCGGACACGCTGCACACGCTGACGGACCGCGAGGTCGAGGTGTTGAAGCTGGTGGCGCGGGGGTTGTCGAACGCGGAGATCGCCGCGGACCTGTTCGTCAGCGAGACGACGGTCAAGACGCACGTGGGGCACGTACTGACGAAGCTGGGGCTGCGGGACCGGGTCCAGGCGGCGGTGTACGCGTACGAGAGCGGCCTGGTGCGCCCCGGCGCCCAGTGA
- a CDS encoding site-2 protease family protein, whose amino-acid sequence MKEDDESGESRRPQPRKGDQAPGGKPARPADPGGGILMGRPFGVPVYVAPSWFLVAALITWIFGGQLGRVLPELGAVRYAIALFFAVAFYGSVLVHELAHTVAALRFKLPVRRIQLQFFGGVSEIEKESETPGREFVLAFVGPLLSLVLSGLFYLGLLAVDPGSVPGVLLAGLMISNLIVAAFNLLPGLPLDGGRMLRAVVWKITGKPMSGTVAAAWVGRALAVAVLIGLPLLTQTGALGNANRDIGGFETVTDALLAAVLAAIIWTGAGNSLRMARLREHLPELQARVLTRRAVPVEATTPLSEALRRANEAGARALVVVDGHGDPTGVVRETAIVGVPQHRRPWVAVSGLAQDLNEGMKVPADLAGEALLDRLRASPATEYLVVEETGEIYGVLSTADVERAFVAAMARPEPH is encoded by the coding sequence GTGAAAGAGGACGACGAGAGCGGCGAAAGCCGGCGGCCGCAACCCCGGAAGGGGGACCAGGCACCCGGCGGCAAACCGGCACGCCCCGCCGACCCCGGCGGCGGCATTCTCATGGGCCGTCCCTTCGGCGTACCCGTCTACGTCGCCCCCAGCTGGTTCCTGGTGGCCGCACTGATCACCTGGATCTTCGGCGGGCAGCTCGGCCGCGTCCTGCCCGAGCTCGGCGCCGTCCGCTACGCGATCGCCCTCTTCTTCGCGGTCGCGTTCTACGGCTCCGTCCTCGTCCACGAACTCGCCCACACCGTCGCCGCCCTGCGCTTCAAACTCCCCGTGCGGCGGATCCAGCTCCAGTTCTTCGGCGGCGTCTCCGAGATCGAGAAGGAATCCGAGACCCCCGGCCGCGAGTTCGTCCTCGCCTTCGTGGGCCCCCTCCTCTCCCTCGTCCTCTCCGGGCTCTTCTACCTCGGCCTCCTCGCCGTCGACCCCGGCAGCGTCCCCGGCGTCCTCCTCGCCGGACTGATGATCTCCAACCTCATCGTCGCCGCCTTCAACCTCCTGCCCGGCCTCCCGCTCGACGGCGGCCGCATGCTCCGCGCCGTCGTCTGGAAGATCACCGGCAAACCCATGAGCGGCACCGTCGCCGCCGCCTGGGTCGGCCGCGCCCTCGCCGTCGCCGTCCTCATCGGCCTCCCCCTGCTCACCCAGACCGGCGCCCTCGGCAACGCCAACCGCGACATCGGCGGCTTCGAGACCGTCACCGACGCCCTCCTCGCCGCCGTCCTCGCCGCGATCATCTGGACCGGCGCCGGCAACAGCCTCCGCATGGCACGCCTCCGCGAACACCTCCCCGAACTCCAGGCCCGCGTCCTCACCCGCCGCGCCGTCCCCGTCGAGGCCACCACCCCCCTCTCCGAAGCCCTGCGCCGGGCCAACGAGGCCGGAGCCCGCGCCCTCGTCGTCGTCGACGGCCACGGCGACCCCACCGGAGTCGTCCGCGAGACCGCCATCGTCGGCGTCCCCCAGCACCGCCGCCCCTGGGTCGCCGTCAGCGGCCTCGCCCAGGACCTCAACGAAGGCATGAAGGTCCCCGCCGACCTCGCCGGCGAAGCCCTCCTGGACCGCCTCAGGGCCAGCCCCGCCACCGAGTACCTCGTCGTCGAGGAGACCGGCGAGATCTACGGCGTCCTCTCCACCGCCGACGTGGAACGCGCGTTCGTCGCCGCCATGGCCCGCCCCGAACCCCACTAG